GTCTAAGAGCATTTGCCGTAACTTTAACCATCTGTTGGATTCTATGGAATAATACTACGTCGCCACAATCAGATTCCATTTGTTGGTGGTATAGATAGAAGGCTTTCCTGCAGTCATAAGCTCTACCTAGAGCCTTATGAAGGAAATGCCGGCGGTAAACAGGCTCCCACACTTCCCTGATGAAATCATTATCCACTTCCACATTATTTCTACctacattattttttattacagTCAATTCATCGTAGCTCAGATCGGGTGGATGattctgaaatattgaaaaatgattaaTGAATCCTGATTTGAATCTTACTACAAAGTGAAaaatatgtcttttgtttttgatattaaaGCATCACTACCTCGTTAGAGTAAAGGATTTTGTCTATTTctgatttaacaaaattcctTCTCGACTGTACATCAGTTTGATACTGCCAATACAACCATCTTTCTTTAGTTGATGGTCCGATGAGTTCTTTTAAAATCCCCTCACTTTGCTTCAATTTGTCCTTAATGCTACTTTCCAAAAATTTAACAGCAGCATCCCAATCCCTTTTATCTCCTATAGTTCTATCCTCTAGAGTGTTCAACTGAATAATTCTCAACATTTCCGAAGCTTTACTTTCCCAAGTGTGCCTAATCATCGCTTCATTAACAACAGCTTCCTTGAGTTTATCGAATATATCATCATGATCTGGGGTACTCTTGGCCTTGTCGAAGAACTTCAAGAATTCAGACTCTAAGGTTTGCCAACCCGACTCAACCGATTCTAGAGGAAGACTTTGCTCAGCCCATTGTCGCAGTTTGATATCAATCGCTGTGTTGAAGGTTTctataaaaaataattgaaataacatGTGGCACTTCCAACAAACATTTACAAATCTCACCTGAACTTCCAGTTTGGGCGGCTGGTAAGTAGATATTCTCAAAAACTTTATCAGACATATTGTGCCATATTCTAGTGGTTAAGACTTCCTCCCATTGTTTTGGACTAACTTGGGACAGATTTACAATTTCATCTAGGATTTCCGATCGAGCTTTCTCGAATAACTCGTCCCTATCGAGTTCCCGTAACCTCggaaaattgtttttccattcgGTTTCTAAGTTGAAACGTCTGGCTTTAAACGCATCCGCTTGCTGTTCCACggtttccttcaccattttccAAAAACAGTCGGCGACAGCTAAACTCAAATTTCTGGTTGTAACTTGGGTTGATCTTACGACTCCATCCCTAATGTTATGAATGAATCAGAATTATCAATAGTTACATACAGCAGTATAATATTGATCatacaagatgatttttattgtaACAAGCTATGATTTTGAAACTTGAAACCTAAATTTTAATCATAGTGGACTGAGTAATAGATTGCACCATCACAATGAAAACTGTGTTGAAAGAAGGGTCTTAACAAAATTGTTATAAAAATTGAATCCTCATTTCATCACAAAACTGAAGCAAAGAACTCATGCTACTTTCATTGTCATCATTATAAAGTGAAAGTTGGTTTTCTTACTTGAAAAGTTTTGAACTtgtgaaaaaagtttcttcataATCTTTGATAGTTTGAATGGAATCATCTTTTCTACCCCTTCCTGTCACTACAGCAAAATATCCTAAAGCTTTCATTGGAAATAGTTTTCCAGATAAAATTTTCCTTATCTGAAAGGTGTTTTTGTTAGTTCCAGTTACTGAATGAAACATTTAATATAATACCCTGTCAGGATTAGCCAAATTTTCTTCTGCCAAATCAACTTTAGTCAATACAAAAATGGTTCTTTTACCACTTGGATCACAAGAAGCAACCAAATCTGTAACATTACTCCTTTCAGCATCAACTGAGCCATCCTGTATGCATAATATGATTGCATTTGGGTTATTCATATAGGCTTGAGTCATCTGTTTGATGCATTCCCTTGTGTCTGAAGCCATATCTGTAGTTTGTGTCTATTTTTGAAAGGAAAACCTAATTATTAGTCTCACACAATTTTCTGTTCACATTCTTTATACTCAATAGGTGTAAAGATATATTGATCAAAGTACATAAGTAAAATATCAACTCACTGAAATTATACCTGGCAAATCCACCAGAACCATCCTTTGTATTCCAGGACCTAGAGAAATCACATGTGAAAAATATACCtcaagatatacagggtgtttcatgcaAAGTGTCCACTAGTAATATCTAGAGAACTAattgagatttttttctgaaaatttgtggTTCATATTTCAACTAAAATCTTGTCTTGATGGTGCTTCTGATTACACCAGAAGTGGAAGTTTAATTTAAGTTAAATATGAAGTGAAACATGGGTCAAGAGTTTATCatgtggatgatatttgtgTGGTTGATCATCATCCCTTATATTGCAGAGACAACAATACCTTTTACAGTCATGGAGATAACTTCATTAGACACAGTTTTTCCTCCTCTTACACTATTCCTCATCCTCAATTCAACCTCATGTCTTAGTTCTGCTAAATCACTTTCTTTGGTTAAATCAAATTCTCTATTAGAGTCCCTGAATTGGGCTACATGATATGGACCTTCTGACAAAGTTACTTTTACTGGCGCTCTGAAAGAATTAGACATAGAACGAATGGAACATGAGGGGAAAAAAAGAAtatgtgaaaattgaaaaagttgaagTAACTGTATAATCTACCTGGTCATCATTTCTCCTGCCCCCCTTGGGAAAATTCTAGCCTGGGCAATCATTTCCAAAACTGAGGTTTTGCCACTACTCTGATCACCGACAACAACCACCCTTGGTAATTGATCTTGAGTATTATATCCACTATCAAAATCAGCTAACTCATCCAGCACTTCACTGTACATATCAATCAGGCTCCTCTTCACTTTCCTTGTGAGCGGTTTTTTTCCTTGCCTCAACAATAGATTTTGTTTGCGTAATTCTTTATTTTCCTTCTCCAATTTTTCCAACTCTTTTTGATACTTGATCTGTGTGAGCATCATTTCATCTTGTAAATTATTGAGTCGCTCCTGTTCTGATTTCTTTGACTTATCATCTTGTGTAAATGGTTTAGCATAAACTGTAGTTTTATCCTTGAATTCCTTTTTTACTTCTGAAAATCATGTATTTATAGAAACATGAAGAAGGTAAGTATCAATTTGCATCATACCCGAGTACAATCTATCTATAATCAGCAAAAGATTCTGGTGATATcctaagaaaaaataaaaatcagtaaataaaaatcatttgaGTGAATTGAAAGAATTTCGTGGTAAGTGAAAGTGGGATAGAATTTCAATTGGAATCTAATCTTTTACCTTCTGAATAATGGATGGAAATTGAGAAAGAATGTACTCAGAGATGCCTTGCTTCATGTTACCTTGAATGTTAGATGTATTCGATTCACTTTGTTCAGCTGCTTGTATAGCATCTTCTAATCTCTGATCAAACCAGTTTTTGAAGTCCTTATATTTTGCTTCCGTTAAAGCTTTGAGTCTTGGAtctgaaatatcaaaaaataaaacaaattatcaactttcaaattgaatttttgtgCTAACCAATTTCAATGTTATTCTTGATATTATCTTTCATATCTACAAGAGATCCTCTCCATTCTTGCCACCGATTATTGTCTGGTAGGACATCATTTAGCCACTTTAAATCTGGTAAACCATCCCTCCATTCTTggtatttctgaaaaaataattcaggctaaagaactatacagggtgtcccaccaGGAGTAGCCAACTAATGTTGGATCTCTTCGCAAGTTTGTACAAGGACATTATACAGATGAATTGttctttttaaaatatttgcaaGGATTGATTACTTCCGGTAGTACCTGATTCAAGGCGCTGCCTCCAGCAACAGCACCACCCAGTAATAAGTACCTAATTTTCAAGACTCCTCTGAGAGCTCTTACAACAAACATTCCATATTCTCTTCTCTGATTTTTAGAGTAAAATATAGATCGAGGAATACTTCTTTCCAAAATTCTACCTGTCCATAGTAAGCAGACTCTATTACTGTTGACATTGTGTTGTCCATATTTTCGAAAGTTGCTTGTATTTATAACCACACGGctaaagaaattttcaattagatgattCTCTATTTAAGATATTAAAACTTTTAACCTTAACTCTTCACTCACCGGAATTTTCCCCTCAGTAAATGTTCCATTAATTTGGAGTTTGCAGAATCTAACTgtaaaagatatttatgaaaCAGTTTCAAATTATTTGTCTTGTTGTTCACATTACAAATTGTGCGAAATTTAAAATTGTGAATCAAATGAATATTCTATTGGACAGCAATCAAAAAAAGGAGCGAGAGCCGTACGATTTGACATATTTGACATTCCTTTCCTAGACATTTGATTTTTAAGGTTAGGTCGGGAAAACCAGAGATTTTCCTTCTCGGCGAGGAAAACTGATTTTCCATCTAAAGGTCATCATACGCGTTACTCGCTGGAACCAGACCCTGGTCTTTGGTAGAAGCTTGAAAACTGTGACTTCTTCATTCTTTTTTAATTTCGAACAGCTAGATTTTAATTCTCAATTGGTTGGCTGTTGTTAAAGAAAATTTATCACCTACTGGTTAAGATAGAAAAACTGCGGTCGAGTGATTTGCGGTAGATCGGATAGATAACGTCAAAATGCCAAATACAGAAACCATTAAATCTCAGTGATGGTTCCtagataataaaatgaaaatataggtttataATTCTCGGAAATGGATGGAATAATCAGTCTTCACGATAATGTATTAGaagttattttttcatatttatctTTACATGATCTACGGAATTGTTCCTTAGTTTGTAAAAGATGGTATGAATTCCTGAATGACGAAAATAATGATGTATGGAGGTTACACTGCATTAGGAAACTTGCTGAAGAAGCCTTAAAATCAGATTTATTGTCCTCGGTACCTACCTATAAAGCGAAACTGCGTGCATTTCATCATGCATGGAACCCAAATGATTGCTCTAGAAACATTTATATTAAGCCAAATGGGTTCACACTGCATCGGAATCCAGTAGCCCAAAGTACTGATGCTGCAAGAGGTCAGAATACTTTATGAACATAGTCCATAGTATACTGTTTAATTTCAATGATCATTTCCAATTTTCAAAACTGCTTTCTCTTCAGGCAAAATTGGGTTTAGACATGGTAGACATGCTTGGGAAGTTATTTGGGAAGGACCCTTAGGGACAGTTGCTGTTATAGGCATAGCTACTAAAGATTCTCCTTTACAATGCCATGGGTATGTGGCATTATTAGGAGCCGATGACCAGAGCTGGGGTTGGAATTTGGTGGATAATCATCTTTTACATAATGGGGATGCTCAGGGCAATTATCCTCTGTTGAACAATGCACCAAAATACCAGGTTTGTTAACTTGAAATTTACGAGTGCATTTGTCCATTTCTCACTTAAAAATTGTaggttggagaaagaatcagaGTTATTTTAGACTGTGATGATAATACCTTATCTTTCGAAAAAAACTATGAATTTTTGGGAGTGGCTTTCAGAGGTATGTATAGATTTACGTATAAAactcaatttgtgaaaaactaTACTATGGCTTGCAATACATTGGGatataatattattttcagGATTACCTGATAAAAAGCTGTACCCAACTGTCTCTGCTGTTTATGGCAACACAGAAGTATCAATGGTATACTTAGGGCCTCCTTTAGATGGCTAACATTGCTTTTCTATGAGCCGAATGCTCAGAATTACTAAAGCTGTTTAGAGAGAAACATGTCTGATACAAGATGGAATTAAAGGTCAGTTCGGTTTGCCCATGTGATATTAAAGAAAATAACTTTCTTCTCTTGAAGACATGTGGAAGTGTTTATATAGTAAGGATTTTCCAGTAATAAGCTGAAATAATTTATGCAATGAATGCAAAATGTAGTATTTGGCAGTTTTTGAGAACCTCCAAATTCGAATTggctgaaaaatttatttactcATATAATTCAATTCTATATGACACTATCAGCATAATTTTGTTAGATGTTGGCCCACCCAAAGTTTGTAGATACACAGTGTAAAGTTAATACAATTTCAAAATTCCTATCTCACATTTACAAATTCTTTTAGCTTTGAAAACGCTACTGATTGACTTCATTTCTTTGGATTAAATTACCATTGATTAACTTCTTCAACCAAAACAGAACAAATCTTCGAAATATAGctcataataatatattatgtGAATTATTCTATCAATTTTTGTACAAGTATGAACACCAGCACACAATTTTAAACTGATTTGAATTATAAGACATTTGAATCTCCAAATTTCACTGTTTTTCTATGAAGAAATAGATTAAAAAATGAGTAATGTGAAAAAAAAGACAACAAAAACTGGCAAATTCTTCATGAGCTTCCAGAGAAATTTGTGCTCTGAAATTTGTCCACAATATGTTCCAAATCTCCTGCATTTTCTCTCACTAGAATAAGTTTTTTCcaatggaaaaacaaatttacgAGACGTTTCAGTTGTATTGAAACATGAGAAAATGCAATGAGGTGATTTAAGGATGATTGTTTTTCCCCTAGATGTTTTTGTTTTTAAATGTAAGTTCTCCCAACCGTGAAGTGCTTTTATGGGAACTTTTTCACATTATGCaactgaatttttatttgatgttttactttttttgaatttatttgcATATTTTTTATCATTATGCAATATATGGGAAGCAGTGCATTTTTCATTGAGGATGATGGAAGTATAATTTTAATCAAAATGAGTCTCAAAGCCACGAGCAATATTTTACAATATTATTTCTATAGAATGTGTAGAAAGATGAAAAATGTGCTTCGTGTGAGTAAAATTCTTTTTGCCAATTTTATGAGACATACTTTCGGGCGCAGTCAGCAGGATTGACAGTTTTTACCCCCTCAAAACTTATACAGTGTTATGAACCACAAACAAGTGAAAATAGTTAAGCCATTCAGAAGCAGAAAACAAATTTTCCTGCAAAATTAACAGCACTAACAcaaatttcaatgatattcataaatatcaactttttttgatttttttattgaaaacttgCACAAATTCATTATTGAGTTGAATTACATTTTTTTGGGGGGAAAGCACTTATCACTACCCTATCTTAAAAAATAATGCAAATTTTGTACTTTTACCAAAGTTCCATCGTTGAAAACTTAAGTTACCTGTCCATTAAAAGTCTCGAGTATTGTACATAAGTATccctaataataatatatttagtTGAAATTAGTATAAGAAATAAGAAGTATCCTTTTTGATGAAATTCAGCACCAAAATGGTTGGGCACTCCTTTTCATTAAATTGAATTTCTCGATAGGCTAATATGTGAGGGACTTCATActtcaaatttaattttttctaagtaaATTTCATTTATAAGCGAGTACCCAACTGTATCTGAAGTACGAAGTCTTCGTATTGAATAGTGTGTACTGCCGTTAATCGTATTTGATTCACTATGATTTTTGATACAACGACAAATTGAGATAATCATGcttggaaatttttttcttaattttgcCGCCAATTTCCTCGAAAATCAGAAACCAGTTTGAACCTGAAGAGTAATTAATgggattttcagtttattgtttGTTATTTGTGATTTTAATTGATGCTgtgataatttatttttatcaaatttttttgatt
The nucleotide sequence above comes from Coccinella septempunctata chromosome 4, icCocSept1.1, whole genome shotgun sequence. Encoded proteins:
- the LOC123311018 gene encoding F-box/SPRY domain-containing protein 1, whose product is MDGIISLHDNVLEVIFSYLSLHDLRNCSLVCKRWYEFLNDENNDVWRLHCIRKLAEEALKSDLLSSVPTYKAKLRAFHHAWNPNDCSRNIYIKPNGFTLHRNPVAQSTDAARGKIGFRHGRHAWEVIWEGPLGTVAVIGIATKDSPLQCHGYVALLGADDQSWGWNLVDNHLLHNGDAQGNYPLLNNAPKYQVGERIRVILDCDDNTLSFEKNYEFLGVAFRGLPDKKLYPTVSAVYGNTEVSMVYLGPPLDG
- the LOC123311017 gene encoding dynamin-like 120 kDa protein, mitochondrial isoform X1, which codes for MEHLLRGKFRRVVINTSNFRKYGQHNVNSNRVCLLWTGRILERSIPRSIFYSKNQRREYGMFVVRALRGVLKIRYLLLGGAVAGGSALNQKYQEWRDGLPDLKWLNDVLPDNNRWQEWRGSLVDMKDNIKNNIEIDPRLKALTEAKYKDFKNWFDQRLEDAIQAAEQSESNTSNIQGYHQNLLLIIDRLYSEVKKEFKDKTTVYAKPFTQDDKSKKSEQERLNNLQDEMMLTQIKYQKELEKLEKENKELRKQNLLLRQGKKPLTRKVKRSLIDMYSEVLDELADFDSGYNTQDQLPRVVVVGDQSSGKTSVLEMIAQARIFPRGAGEMMTRAPVKVTLSEGPYHVAQFRDSNREFDLTKESDLAELRHEVELRMRNSVRGGKTVSNEVISMTVKGPGIQRMVLVDLPGIISTQTTDMASDTRECIKQMTQAYMNNPNAIILCIQDGSVDAERSNVTDLVASCDPSGKRTIFVLTKVDLAEENLANPDRIRKILSGKLFPMKALGYFAVVTGRGRKDDSIQTIKDYEETFFTSSKLFKDGVVRSTQVTTRNLSLAVADCFWKMVKETVEQQADAFKARRFNLETEWKNNFPRLRELDRDELFEKARSEILDEIVNLSQVSPKQWEEVLTTRIWHNMSDKVFENIYLPAAQTGSSETFNTAIDIKLRQWAEQSLPLESVESGWQTLESEFLKFFDKAKSTPDHDDIFDKLKEAVVNEAMIRHTWESKASEMLRIIQLNTLEDRTIGDKRDWDAAVKFLESSIKDKLKQSEGILKELIGPSTKERWLYWQYQTDVQSRRNFVKSEIDKILYSNENHPPDLSYDELTVIKNNVGRNNVEVDNDFIREVWEPVYRRHFLHKALGRAYDCRKAFYLYHQQMESDCGDVVLFHRIQQMVKVTANALRQQITNREARRLDKEIKEVLEEYSQDSNKKETLLIGRRVTLAEELKRVRQIQEKLEEFIQALNKEK
- the LOC123311017 gene encoding dynamin-like 120 kDa protein, mitochondrial isoform X2 produces the protein MEHLLRGKFRRVVINTSNFRKYGQHNVNSNRVCLLWTGRILERSIPRSIFYSKNQRREYGMFVVRALRGVLKIRYLLLGGAVAGGSALNQKYQEWRDGLPDLKWLNDVLPDNNRWQEWRGSLVDMKDNIKNNIEIDPRLKALTEAKYKDFKNWFDQRLEDAIQAAEQSESNTSNIQEVKKEFKDKTTVYAKPFTQDDKSKKSEQERLNNLQDEMMLTQIKYQKELEKLEKENKELRKQNLLLRQGKKPLTRKVKRSLIDMYSEVLDELADFDSGYNTQDQLPRVVVVGDQSSGKTSVLEMIAQARIFPRGAGEMMTRAPVKVTLSEGPYHVAQFRDSNREFDLTKESDLAELRHEVELRMRNSVRGGKTVSNEVISMTVKGPGIQRMVLVDLPGIISTQTTDMASDTRECIKQMTQAYMNNPNAIILCIQDGSVDAERSNVTDLVASCDPSGKRTIFVLTKVDLAEENLANPDRIRKILSGKLFPMKALGYFAVVTGRGRKDDSIQTIKDYEETFFTSSKLFKDGVVRSTQVTTRNLSLAVADCFWKMVKETVEQQADAFKARRFNLETEWKNNFPRLRELDRDELFEKARSEILDEIVNLSQVSPKQWEEVLTTRIWHNMSDKVFENIYLPAAQTGSSETFNTAIDIKLRQWAEQSLPLESVESGWQTLESEFLKFFDKAKSTPDHDDIFDKLKEAVVNEAMIRHTWESKASEMLRIIQLNTLEDRTIGDKRDWDAAVKFLESSIKDKLKQSEGILKELIGPSTKERWLYWQYQTDVQSRRNFVKSEIDKILYSNENHPPDLSYDELTVIKNNVGRNNVEVDNDFIREVWEPVYRRHFLHKALGRAYDCRKAFYLYHQQMESDCGDVVLFHRIQQMVKVTANALRQQITNREARRLDKEIKEVLEEYSQDSNKKETLLIGRRVTLAEELKRVRQIQEKLEEFIQALNKEK